A part of Thermus oshimai DSM 12092 genomic DNA contains:
- a CDS encoding redox-sensing transcriptional repressor Rex, whose protein sequence is MKVPSAAISRLVTYLRILEELEAKGIHRTSSEQLAEEAQVTAFQVRKDLSYFGSYGTRGVGYTVPVLKRELRHILGLNRKWGLCIVGMGRLGSALADYPGFGESFELRGFFDVDPEKIGRSVRGGVIEPLDLLPQRVPGRIEIALLTVPREAAQEAADLLVRAGIKGILNFAPVILEVPKEVVVENVDFLAGLTRLSFFILNPKWREEMME, encoded by the coding sequence ATGAAGGTTCCCAGCGCCGCCATCAGCCGACTGGTCACCTACCTGCGGATCCTAGAGGAGCTGGAAGCCAAGGGCATCCACCGCACGAGCTCTGAGCAGCTGGCGGAGGAGGCCCAGGTCACCGCCTTCCAGGTGCGCAAGGACCTCTCCTACTTTGGCTCCTACGGCACCCGGGGGGTGGGGTACACCGTCCCCGTCCTGAAGCGGGAACTCCGCCACATCCTGGGCCTGAACCGGAAGTGGGGCCTCTGCATCGTGGGCATGGGCCGCCTGGGGAGCGCCCTGGCGGACTACCCGGGCTTTGGGGAAAGCTTTGAGCTCCGGGGCTTCTTTGATGTGGACCCGGAGAAGATCGGCCGGTCCGTGCGGGGGGGGGTCATAGAGCCCTTGGACCTCCTGCCCCAACGGGTGCCGGGGCGCATAGAGATCGCCCTCCTCACCGTGCCCCGGGAGGCGGCCCAGGAGGCCGCGGACCTCCTGGTGCGGGCAGGGATCAAGGGCATTTTGAACTTCGCCCCGGTTATCCTGGAGGTGCCCAAGGAGGTGGTGGTGGAGAATGTGGACTTCCTCGCTGGACTTACCCGGCTCAGCTTCTTTATACTTAACCCTAAGTGGCGCGAGGAGATGATGGAGTGA
- a CDS encoding polyprenyl synthetase family protein — MGTNLPELNPFLLRFEEALGQLVRSEVLFIRLIHQDLVTAGGKRIRPRLAFLASRALGGAPFELELALAVELLHSATLLHDDLIDEAELRRGKEAAYRRYGNAVSVLSGDFLLSRLLHVIAKTGSLELVEMFAETARVLSEGEVLQFQVAALEDYSLENYERIITAKTAVLMALATEGAAVLKGVNGAVREALKRFGLLYGQAFQMRDDYLDLMGSPEVLGKPVGGDVREGKATLITLLLMEEAPWVREVLKRRASEPGDLERLRALARESGVAEEVERRIRLRAEAAQQALDPLPDSPYKEALKGLAQAEGERLA, encoded by the coding sequence GTGGGGACGAATCTGCCCGAGCTAAACCCCTTCCTCCTTCGCTTTGAGGAGGCCTTGGGCCAGCTGGTCCGGTCCGAGGTCCTCTTCATCCGCCTCATCCACCAGGACCTGGTCACCGCCGGGGGAAAGCGCATCCGGCCGCGGCTGGCCTTCCTGGCCTCCCGGGCCTTGGGGGGCGCTCCTTTTGAGCTGGAGCTGGCGTTGGCGGTGGAGCTCCTCCACTCCGCCACCCTCCTCCACGACGACCTCATAGACGAGGCCGAGCTCCGCCGGGGCAAGGAGGCCGCCTACCGGCGGTACGGGAACGCGGTTTCCGTGCTCTCCGGGGACTTCCTCCTTTCCCGCCTCCTCCACGTCATCGCCAAGACGGGGAGCCTCGAGCTCGTGGAGATGTTCGCCGAGACCGCCCGGGTGCTTTCCGAGGGGGAGGTCCTGCAGTTCCAGGTGGCGGCCCTGGAGGACTACAGCCTGGAGAACTACGAGCGCATCATCACCGCCAAGACCGCGGTCCTCATGGCCCTGGCCACGGAAGGGGCGGCGGTCCTCAAGGGGGTGAACGGGGCGGTGCGGGAGGCCCTAAAGCGCTTCGGCCTCCTCTACGGGCAGGCCTTCCAGATGCGGGACGACTACCTGGACCTCATGGGAAGCCCTGAGGTCCTGGGCAAGCCCGTGGGGGGGGACGTTAGGGAGGGGAAGGCCACCCTCATCACCCTCCTCCTCATGGAGGAGGCCCCCTGGGTGCGGGAGGTGCTGAAGCGCCGGGCCTCGGAGCCGGGGGACCTGGAGAGGCTTAGGGCCCTGGCCCGGGAAAGCGGGGTGGCGGAGGAGGTGGAGCGGCGGATCCGCCTCCGGGCCGAGGCCGCGCAACAGGCCCTAGACCCCCTGCCCGACTCCCCCTACAAGGAGGCCCTGAAGGGGCTGGCGCAGGCGGAAGGGGAGCGCTTGGCCTAG
- the rdgB gene encoding RdgB/HAM1 family non-canonical purine NTP pyrophosphatase has protein sequence MRVVLATSNPGKVRELQAGLAPLGWTLLSLADFPLRMPKEEGATFLDNALLKAAYVAKATGLPALADDSGLVVPALGGEPGVYSARYGGKATDQERNVYLLERMRGLKGEARRAYFVAVLVLAYPDGHAESYEGRVEGVILEAPRGEGGFGYDPLFYVPEAGKTFAEMTLEEKARYSHRGRALEALLKAHEHGPPPREISKLE, from the coding sequence ATGCGCGTGGTCTTGGCCACCTCTAACCCCGGCAAGGTGCGGGAGCTCCAGGCGGGGCTCGCCCCCTTGGGCTGGACCCTCCTTTCCCTGGCGGACTTCCCCTTGCGCATGCCCAAGGAGGAGGGGGCCACCTTCCTGGACAACGCCCTCCTCAAGGCGGCCTATGTGGCCAAGGCCACGGGCCTTCCCGCCTTGGCGGACGACTCCGGCCTGGTGGTGCCGGCCCTCGGAGGGGAGCCTGGGGTCTACAGCGCCCGCTACGGGGGCAAGGCCACGGACCAAGAGCGGAACGTCTACCTCCTGGAGAGGATGCGCGGCCTTAAAGGGGAGGCGCGGCGGGCCTACTTCGTGGCCGTCTTGGTCCTGGCCTACCCCGATGGGCATGCGGAGAGCTACGAGGGGCGGGTGGAGGGGGTGATCCTCGAGGCCCCCCGGGGGGAGGGGGGCTTCGGCTACGACCCCCTGTTCTACGTGCCCGAGGCGGGCAAGACCTTCGCGGAGATGACCCTGGAGGAGAAGGCCCGCTACTCCCACCGGGGCCGGGCCCTGGAGGCCCTCCTCAAGGCCCATGAGCACGGCCCCCCGCCCCGGGAGATCTCCAAGCTGGAATGA
- a CDS encoding maltose ABC transporter substrate-binding protein codes for MKKWLTATLLGLGLALAQGKVTVWTHFGGPELEWLKAQAKAYEKTSGVRVEVVEVPFGDIKQKFILGAPQGQAADLIVSIPHDWLGEMAQAGVLEPMDKYVTQAYLADLQGVAIEAFTFGGKLFGLPAFAESVALIYNKKYVKEPPKTWDEFLRLAQSLTKGNTFGFLYNIGDPYFNFGFFKAFGAENVFAKDAKGNLDPSKLLLGGEVGEKALQFIKDLRYRYNLVPEGVDYGVADGAFKDGALAMIINGPWALGDYKKAKIDFGIAPFPTPPGAKAPWGPFLGVQGVVVNAYSKNKTAAVNFAKTLVTGKNLVSFNQAGGRIPVSKSAVKTLEKDPVVAGFAQVFPLGTPMPNIPEMGKVWGPWGNAINLAIQKPDSNVKKIVEDMVAEIKKAIGR; via the coding sequence ATGAAAAAGTGGCTCACCGCGACGCTCTTGGGTCTGGGTCTGGCCCTGGCCCAGGGCAAGGTTACGGTCTGGACCCACTTCGGGGGCCCGGAGCTGGAGTGGCTCAAGGCCCAGGCCAAGGCCTACGAGAAGACCTCCGGGGTCCGGGTGGAGGTGGTGGAGGTCCCCTTCGGGGACATCAAGCAGAAGTTCATCCTGGGGGCGCCCCAGGGCCAGGCCGCGGACCTCATCGTCTCCATCCCCCACGACTGGCTGGGGGAGATGGCCCAGGCCGGGGTGCTGGAGCCCATGGACAAGTACGTGACCCAGGCCTACCTCGCCGACCTCCAGGGGGTGGCCATCGAGGCCTTCACCTTCGGGGGGAAGCTCTTCGGCCTCCCCGCCTTCGCGGAGAGCGTGGCCCTCATCTACAACAAGAAGTACGTGAAGGAGCCCCCCAAGACCTGGGACGAGTTCCTTAGGCTCGCCCAAAGCCTCACCAAGGGCAACACCTTCGGCTTCCTCTACAACATCGGCGACCCCTACTTCAACTTTGGCTTCTTCAAGGCCTTTGGGGCGGAGAACGTGTTCGCCAAGGACGCCAAGGGCAACCTGGACCCCTCCAAGCTCCTCCTGGGCGGCGAGGTAGGGGAGAAGGCCCTCCAGTTCATCAAGGATCTCCGCTACCGGTACAACCTGGTGCCCGAGGGGGTGGACTACGGGGTGGCGGATGGGGCCTTCAAGGACGGGGCCCTGGCCATGATCATCAACGGCCCCTGGGCCCTTGGGGACTACAAGAAGGCCAAGATTGACTTCGGCATCGCCCCCTTCCCCACGCCCCCTGGGGCCAAGGCCCCTTGGGGCCCCTTCCTGGGCGTCCAGGGGGTGGTGGTGAACGCCTACTCCAAGAACAAGACCGCCGCGGTGAACTTCGCCAAGACCCTGGTCACCGGCAAGAACCTGGTGTCCTTCAACCAGGCGGGCGGGCGGATCCCCGTGTCCAAGAGCGCGGTGAAGACCCTGGAGAAGGACCCCGTGGTGGCGGGCTTCGCCCAAGTCTTCCCCTTGGGCACCCCCATGCCCAACATCCCCGAGATGGGCAAGGTCTGGGGCCCCTGGGGGAACGCCATCAACCTCGCCATCCAGAAGCCCGACTCCAACGTGAAGAAGATCGTGGAGGACATGGTGGCCGAGATCAAGAAGGCCATCGGGCGCTAA
- a CDS encoding ABC transporter permease subunit has translation MRHPPGLKGFLLALGLVLLLLFLSTGVGLLGYFLLSAYLPVPGWAVLLLGLLVLVPGALLLARLFPWLTDWYYLLPALSFLLVFTLYPIGLTVYLAFTDYSGAKNGFPDRSTEVAVLEAQGATLRLEVPLEEAFRCSPCAGLWVEGEREGRRFRARVLEARGEEVVLDRTPPFPPAYLYRINTFGFVGFQNFARILAQANQALWPVFLWNVAFAGLTVLLNAFFGLILGLILNNKALKFRNLYRTLLVVSWALPGVITVQVWVALLNYNFGAINRLLGVLGVYPIPWLNDPDWAKVAVLLVNLWLGFPYMMTATLGALSTIPDELYEAARVDGATPWQALWGITLPLLEKPMMPILLSSFAFNFNNFYIIYLLTGGGPAEEGRLATAQATDILISWAYKTAFSAEGQSAYGLGAAISILIFFLTVAISLVNFRLTGALREVR, from the coding sequence ATGCGACACCCACCCGGTTTAAAAGGCTTCCTCCTCGCCCTGGGGCTCGTCCTCCTCCTCCTTTTCCTGAGCACTGGGGTGGGGCTTCTCGGGTACTTCCTCCTCTCCGCCTACCTGCCCGTGCCCGGCTGGGCGGTCCTCCTGCTCGGCCTTCTGGTCCTGGTGCCGGGGGCCCTCCTCCTAGCCCGGCTTTTCCCCTGGCTTACGGACTGGTACTACCTCCTCCCCGCCTTAAGCTTCCTCCTGGTCTTCACCCTTTACCCCATCGGCCTCACGGTCTACCTGGCCTTCACCGACTACTCGGGGGCCAAAAACGGCTTCCCCGACCGCTCCACGGAGGTGGCGGTGCTGGAGGCCCAAGGGGCCACCCTGCGCCTGGAGGTGCCCCTGGAGGAGGCCTTCCGCTGTAGCCCCTGCGCGGGGCTATGGGTGGAGGGGGAGCGGGAGGGGCGCCGCTTCCGGGCCAGGGTCCTCGAGGCCCGGGGGGAGGAGGTGGTCCTGGACCGCACCCCGCCCTTCCCCCCCGCCTACCTCTACCGGATCAACACCTTCGGCTTTGTGGGCTTCCAGAACTTCGCCCGCATCCTGGCCCAGGCCAACCAGGCCCTGTGGCCGGTGTTCCTGTGGAACGTGGCCTTCGCCGGCCTCACGGTGCTCCTTAACGCCTTCTTCGGCCTCATCCTGGGCCTCATCCTGAACAACAAGGCCCTGAAGTTCCGGAACCTCTACCGGACCCTTCTCGTGGTCTCCTGGGCCCTTCCGGGGGTGATCACCGTCCAGGTCTGGGTGGCCCTTTTGAACTACAACTTCGGGGCCATCAACCGCCTGCTCGGGGTCTTGGGGGTCTACCCCATCCCCTGGCTCAACGACCCCGACTGGGCCAAGGTGGCCGTGCTCCTGGTGAACCTCTGGCTCGGCTTCCCCTACATGATGACCGCCACCCTAGGGGCCCTTTCCACCATTCCCGACGAGCTCTACGAAGCGGCCCGGGTGGACGGGGCCACCCCCTGGCAGGCCCTTTGGGGGATCACCCTGCCCCTTTTGGAAAAGCCCATGATGCCCATCCTCCTCTCCTCCTTTGCCTTTAACTTCAACAACTTCTACATCATCTACCTCCTCACCGGGGGCGGGCCCGCAGAGGAGGGGCGCCTGGCCACCGCCCAGGCCACGGACATCCTCATCTCCTGGGCCTACAAGACCGCCTTCAGCGCCGAGGGGCAGTCGGCCTACGGGCTGGGGGCGGCCATCAGCATCCTCATCTTCTTCCTCACCGTGGCCATCAGCCTGGTGAACTTCCGCCTCACGGGGGCCTTGAGGGAGGTGCGCTGA
- a CDS encoding sugar ABC transporter permease has translation MRRLFYALFALLGLYGLYWYAANRLFDEGSYQRRVAFGSVFVPYGWAYALLGYLGLALLVLLYSLLYTAFLRQKGRRLSPWPLFLQGLTHLFLWTVVLLAYYPVVQVVAASFDPTNNLFSFRRPETGFLLLDAKVIPYLPNPSLENYARLVEGVVLYPYQLLLLLVAGLSLLGVGALALLRRMVGDGEGLERGQGRLLLLLALSVFALALSLSPGQFTGQGTETKFLLWVRNTFLISGMTGLLAVLLTATAGYAFARFRFPGRYPLLLFFIFVQMFPGFLALVAIYYLLSRLDLLNTFTGLVLAYSGGIISFGTWVYKGYLESISPSLEEAAMVDGATKWQVFTKILLPLSAPMFVFIFLLQFVGTYSEFVLANLVLTGVESWNVGVGLRSFTTGQFQTKWGVFAAASVLGSLPILFLFYGFQQYFVSGYTAGAVKE, from the coding sequence ATGCGGAGGCTCTTTTACGCCCTTTTCGCCCTCTTGGGCCTGTATGGGCTTTACTGGTACGCGGCGAACCGCCTGTTTGACGAGGGCTCCTACCAGAGGCGGGTGGCCTTCGGGAGCGTCTTCGTGCCCTACGGCTGGGCCTACGCCCTTTTGGGCTACCTGGGGCTTGCCCTCCTCGTCCTCCTCTATAGCCTCCTCTACACCGCCTTCCTCCGCCAGAAGGGGAGGCGGTTGAGCCCCTGGCCCCTCTTCCTCCAGGGCCTGACCCACCTCTTCCTCTGGACCGTGGTCCTTTTGGCCTACTACCCCGTGGTCCAGGTGGTGGCGGCGAGCTTTGACCCCACCAACAACCTCTTCAGCTTCCGCCGCCCCGAGACGGGCTTCCTCCTCCTGGACGCCAAGGTCATCCCCTACCTCCCGAACCCCTCCCTGGAAAACTACGCCCGGCTGGTGGAAGGGGTGGTGCTCTACCCCTACCAGCTCCTCCTTCTCCTGGTGGCGGGGCTTAGCCTTCTTGGGGTGGGGGCTCTGGCCCTCCTCCGCCGGATGGTGGGGGATGGGGAAGGGCTCGAGCGCGGGCAGGGGCGGCTTCTCCTCCTCCTCGCCCTTTCCGTGTTTGCCCTGGCCCTTTCCCTTTCCCCGGGGCAGTTTACGGGTCAGGGCACGGAGACCAAGTTCCTCCTCTGGGTGCGGAACACCTTCCTCATCTCGGGGATGACCGGGCTCCTCGCCGTCCTCCTCACGGCCACCGCGGGGTACGCCTTCGCCCGCTTCCGCTTCCCTGGCCGCTACCCCCTCCTCCTCTTCTTCATCTTCGTGCAGATGTTCCCCGGGTTTTTGGCCCTGGTGGCCATCTACTACCTCCTTTCCCGCCTGGACCTCCTGAACACCTTCACCGGGCTGGTCCTGGCCTACTCGGGAGGGATCATCAGCTTCGGGACCTGGGTGTACAAGGGGTACCTGGAGAGCATCAGCCCGAGCCTCGAGGAGGCGGCCATGGTGGACGGGGCCACCAAGTGGCAGGTCTTCACCAAAATCCTCCTCCCCCTTTCCGCCCCCATGTTCGTCTTCATCTTCCTCCTGCAGTTCGTGGGCACCTACTCGGAGTTCGTCCTGGCCAACCTGGTCCTCACGGGGGTGGAGAGCTGGAACGTGGGGGTGGGCCTGAGGAGCTTCACCACCGGCCAGTTCCAGACCAAGTGGGGGGTCTTCGCCGCGGCGAGCGTCTTAGGCTCCCTCCCCATCCTCTTTCTCTTCTACGGCTTCCAGCAGTACTTCGTGTCCGGCTACACCGCGGGGGCGGTGAAGGAATGA
- a CDS encoding alpha-amylase family glycosyl hydrolase encodes MRHDLEHLDPPFPGLGEEVEFRLETRAREGLFLYQRDGEVHAKPMSPFPGGLRVRVRVGESPFRYLFRLPEGFFGSHGLEKTLPRYDRFFHLLAGPPLPPSWALGAVFYQIFPDRFRQGRPGLAPKDGAWTLGGRPIRRKAWHEPPGPEGALEFYGGDLFGVVEALPYLKALGVEVLYLTPIFQSPSSHRYDTEDYLRVDPHLGGEEALRALYEALEAGGMRLVLDGVFNHVGATHPWFRRALEEPESPERGMFTFYPDGSYASFWGVKSMPKLDYASPLTQERFVYAPKAPIRHWMRLCHGWRLDVAHSIGEGGTDRENPRWLRALALAAKEAREDALVFGELSYDTIPTLRAHTLDGAMHYAGFAHPVMAWLSGRDHEGRPVDLDAEGLWGVLFDHYAALPLGLRQSMYTLLSSHDIPRALWRLKGDKDRLRLAYALLFAFPGSPAIYYGDEVGLSQPNPYGEWRGDPYCRAPFPWDESLWDKGLLAFIQRLVALKKGLLPLRQGSLLPLKAPKGVLAFRRRHGKEEVWAFFAPEGARLRLPRGEDLLTGEVLEGEVERSFLLFRPAPVS; translated from the coding sequence ATGAGGCACGACCTGGAGCACCTGGACCCCCCGTTCCCTGGGCTTGGGGAGGAGGTGGAGTTCCGCCTGGAAACCCGCGCCCGGGAGGGCCTTTTCCTCTACCAAAGGGACGGGGAGGTGCACGCCAAGCCCATGAGCCCCTTCCCCGGGGGGCTTCGGGTGCGGGTCCGGGTGGGGGAGAGCCCCTTTCGCTACCTCTTCCGCCTCCCGGAGGGGTTTTTCGGAAGCCACGGCCTGGAAAAGACCCTGCCCCGCTATGACCGCTTCTTCCACCTCCTGGCCGGTCCCCCCTTGCCCCCTTCCTGGGCCTTGGGGGCCGTGTTCTACCAGATCTTCCCCGACCGCTTCCGGCAGGGGCGGCCTGGGCTCGCCCCAAAGGACGGGGCCTGGACCCTCGGGGGAAGGCCCATCCGCAGGAAGGCCTGGCACGAGCCTCCGGGGCCGGAAGGGGCCTTGGAGTTCTACGGGGGGGACCTCTTCGGGGTGGTGGAGGCCCTTCCCTACCTGAAGGCCCTGGGGGTGGAGGTCCTCTACCTCACCCCCATCTTCCAAAGCCCCTCCAGCCACCGCTACGACACCGAGGACTACCTGCGGGTGGACCCCCACCTGGGGGGCGAGGAGGCCCTGAGGGCCCTGTACGAGGCCTTGGAGGCGGGGGGCATGCGGCTCGTGCTGGACGGGGTCTTCAACCACGTGGGGGCCACCCACCCCTGGTTCCGCCGCGCCCTGGAGGAGCCGGAAAGCCCCGAGCGGGGGATGTTCACCTTTTACCCCGATGGGAGCTACGCCAGCTTTTGGGGGGTAAAGAGCATGCCCAAGCTGGACTACGCCTCCCCGCTCACCCAGGAGCGCTTCGTCTACGCCCCCAAGGCCCCCATCCGCCACTGGATGCGCCTCTGCCACGGCTGGCGGCTGGACGTGGCCCATTCCATCGGGGAGGGGGGGACGGACCGGGAAAACCCCCGCTGGCTTAGGGCCCTGGCCCTGGCGGCCAAGGAGGCCCGGGAGGACGCCTTGGTGTTTGGGGAGCTCTCCTACGACACCATCCCCACCTTGAGGGCCCACACCCTGGACGGGGCCATGCACTACGCGGGCTTCGCCCACCCGGTCATGGCCTGGCTTTCGGGCCGGGACCACGAGGGAAGGCCGGTGGACCTGGACGCGGAGGGGCTTTGGGGGGTGCTCTTCGACCACTACGCCGCCCTTCCCCTAGGGCTCCGCCAGAGCATGTACACCCTCCTCTCCTCCCACGACATCCCCCGGGCCCTGTGGCGGCTTAAGGGGGACAAGGACCGCCTCCGGCTGGCCTACGCCCTCCTCTTCGCCTTCCCGGGAAGCCCGGCCATCTACTACGGGGACGAGGTGGGCCTCTCCCAGCCGAACCCCTACGGGGAGTGGCGGGGGGACCCCTACTGCCGCGCCCCCTTCCCCTGGGACGAGTCCCTTTGGGATAAGGGCCTTCTCGCCTTCATCCAAAGGCTCGTGGCCCTGAAGAAGGGCCTCCTCCCTTTGCGGCAAGGAAGCCTCCTTCCCCTCAAGGCCCCTAAAGGGGTGCTGGCCTTCAGGCGGCGCCATGGGAAAGAGGAGGTCTGGGCCTTTTTCGCCCCGG